A genomic stretch from Hymenobacter psoromatis includes:
- a CDS encoding colicin receptor, producing MPLKPLPLLLVLSILPLARPVVAQSVPGAPAAAALSAVLTGTVRDAQGQPLELVVVSLEGQPGGATTTAQGTFALRLPPLLRPNATVALVARRLGYQPLRQVVQLPAIGPFSLVLQVDTKALGGVTVRGRAAGADQREQASLIQLDPQTAKVIPSPFGDFSAILKTLPGVVSNNELTSTYNVRGGNYDENLLYVNGMEVYRPFLVTQAQQEGLSFINPDLVQKVDFSTGGWQPKYGDKLSSVLDIQYKEPAKFAASATASLVGGAAHVEARSADERVSYLAGVRYKNAQYVFNALKQNQGTYNPTFYDGQAYVNIGLGKKGGDLQKTSLGILGVMAHNDYRFVPVSGQVTFSTGTNQFSRVNIYYDGRERMQYDTYQAGLDLKHNFHPGLQVELLASALSTREFEFRDVEAAYTFADVNTDPTSPDFNQAVRQRNIGSSFNHARNDLTARVFTAELRGRWNPGGDPLGPHQIRWGVKMGRESIHDQLDEYSFADSADYVPDARRTRLAADLSLLTTRTQGYVQHTWQIDSLTTLTYGLRGHYWTENKQFVLSPRAQFATRSRRHPERVWKVAAGLYAQPPFYRELRDMRGQLNPELRAQKSLHFVLGREIQVNLMNRPFRLNTEAYYKYLTDVIPYEVDNVRLRYYATNSDKAYAAGFETRLSGEFVKGVESWLSISLLTTQEKGDTTATYDTNGKRTGYETLGYVRRPQDQRVTASIFFQDHLPDNPSVRGYVNLVFGTGLPFSPPGLPQYRGAGALTTPYQRVDIGFSKVVSLRATPKPHLSSLESLWLSLEILNILGANNVASYSYLQDVSGRTYAVPSYLSQRVVNLRAIARF from the coding sequence TATTCTGCCGCTGGCGCGGCCCGTGGTGGCCCAGTCGGTGCCGGGCGCGCCGGCCGCTGCCGCCCTGTCGGCCGTGCTCACCGGCACCGTGCGCGATGCCCAGGGCCAGCCCCTGGAGCTGGTGGTGGTGAGCCTGGAAGGCCAGCCCGGCGGTGCCACGACCACCGCGCAGGGCACCTTCGCGTTGCGCCTACCCCCCCTTCTGCGGCCCAACGCCACCGTGGCGCTGGTGGCCCGCCGCCTGGGCTATCAGCCCTTGCGCCAGGTGGTGCAGCTGCCCGCCATCGGGCCGTTTAGCCTGGTTTTACAAGTAGATACCAAGGCGCTGGGCGGCGTGACTGTGCGGGGCCGCGCCGCCGGGGCCGACCAGCGTGAGCAGGCCAGCCTCATTCAACTCGACCCGCAAACGGCCAAGGTCATCCCGTCGCCCTTCGGCGACTTCAGTGCCATTCTGAAGACGCTGCCGGGGGTAGTGAGCAACAACGAGCTGACGAGCACCTACAACGTGCGCGGCGGCAACTACGATGAGAACCTGCTCTACGTCAACGGGATGGAGGTGTACCGGCCGTTTCTGGTGACGCAGGCGCAGCAGGAGGGCCTCAGCTTTATCAACCCCGATTTGGTGCAGAAGGTCGATTTCAGCACCGGCGGCTGGCAGCCCAAGTACGGCGACAAGCTTTCATCGGTGCTAGATATCCAGTATAAGGAGCCGGCCAAGTTCGCGGCCTCGGCCACGGCCAGTCTGGTGGGCGGCGCGGCCCACGTGGAGGCGCGCTCGGCGGACGAGCGGGTGAGCTACCTGGCCGGCGTGCGCTACAAGAATGCGCAGTACGTCTTCAACGCCCTCAAGCAAAACCAGGGTACTTACAATCCGACCTTCTACGACGGCCAGGCTTACGTGAATATCGGGCTGGGTAAGAAGGGCGGCGACCTGCAAAAGACCAGCCTGGGCATCCTGGGTGTGATGGCCCACAACGACTACCGCTTTGTGCCGGTGAGTGGGCAAGTGACGTTTTCGACGGGTACCAACCAGTTTTCGCGGGTCAATATCTACTACGATGGGCGCGAGCGCATGCAGTACGACACCTACCAGGCGGGGCTCGATTTAAAGCATAATTTTCACCCCGGCCTGCAAGTTGAGCTGCTGGCGTCGGCGCTGAGCACCCGCGAGTTTGAGTTCCGCGACGTGGAGGCGGCCTATACTTTCGCCGACGTTAATACCGACCCCACCAGCCCCGATTTCAACCAGGCGGTGCGCCAGCGCAACATCGGCTCCAGCTTCAATCACGCCCGCAACGACCTCACGGCCCGCGTGTTCACGGCTGAGCTGCGCGGCCGCTGGAACCCCGGCGGCGACCCGCTGGGCCCGCACCAAATTCGCTGGGGCGTGAAGATGGGCCGCGAAAGTATTCACGACCAGCTCGATGAGTACAGCTTCGCCGACTCGGCCGACTACGTGCCCGATGCCCGCCGCACTCGCCTCGCCGCCGACCTAAGCCTGCTCACGACCCGCACCCAGGGCTACGTGCAACACACCTGGCAAATCGATAGCCTCACGACCCTCACCTACGGCCTGCGCGGCCACTACTGGACGGAGAACAAGCAGTTCGTGCTCAGCCCGCGGGCCCAGTTTGCCACCCGCAGCCGCCGCCACCCCGAACGCGTGTGGAAAGTGGCCGCCGGCCTCTACGCCCAGCCGCCCTTTTACCGCGAATTGCGCGATATGCGCGGCCAGCTCAACCCCGAACTGCGGGCCCAAAAGTCGCTGCACTTCGTGCTGGGCCGCGAAATTCAGGTGAATCTGATGAACCGGCCGTTCCGGCTCAATACCGAGGCGTATTATAAATACCTGACTGACGTCATTCCCTACGAGGTCGATAACGTGCGCCTGCGCTACTACGCCACCAACAGTGACAAGGCCTACGCCGCCGGCTTCGAGACGCGCCTGAGCGGCGAGTTTGTGAAGGGCGTGGAATCGTGGCTGAGCATTAGCTTGCTCACGACCCAGGAAAAGGGCGACACCACCGCCACGTACGACACCAACGGCAAGCGCACCGGCTACGAAACGCTGGGCTACGTCCGCCGCCCGCAGGACCAGCGCGTCACGGCCAGCATCTTCTTCCAGGACCACCTGCCCGACAACCCCTCGGTGCGCGGCTACGTGAACCTGGTGTTTGGCACCGGCCTGCCCTTCAGCCCGCCCGGCCTACCCCAGTACCGCGGCGCGGGCGCGCTCACTACCCCCTACCAGCGCGTCGATATTGGCTTTTCAAAAGTCGTGAGCCTGCGTGCTACCCCCAAGCCGCACCTGAGCTCGCTCGAAAGCCTGTGGCTGAGCCTGGAAATCCTCAACATCCTGGGAGCCAACAACGTGGCTAGCTATAGCTACCTGCAGGACGTGAGCGGCCGCACCTACGCCGTGCCCAGCTACCTCTCGCAGCGCGTGGTGAATCTGCGGGCCATCGCGCGGTTTTGA